The following are encoded together in the Candidatus Desulfofervidus auxilii genome:
- a CDS encoding MBL fold metallo-hydrolase has translation MRLITLYDNQAKGDFKAGWGFSCLIKLEGKNILFDTGADVETLDYNAKLLKVKKEEISYCFISHNHYDHTGGLSWLSSKTKIFWPDEYKGEIPEIDAICFNFPLKEQTIIIKPFKVMLVGCSHPGILRMANRVFEKYGKLKLIIGGFHLLGMEKEKVEEIAKKLLERTELIAPCHCTGEPAIEVFKKVFISRFIENYAGKVIEFK, from the coding sequence ATGAGGCTTATTACTTTGTATGACAATCAGGCAAAGGGTGATTTTAAAGCAGGTTGGGGGTTTTCTTGTTTAATAAAACTTGAAGGGAAAAATATTCTTTTTGATACTGGAGCAGATGTAGAAACACTAGATTACAACGCCAAATTATTAAAAGTTAAAAAAGAAGAGATTTCTTATTGTTTTATTTCTCACAATCATTATGATCACACTGGAGGATTAAGTTGGTTATCCTCAAAAACCAAAATCTTTTGGCCAGATGAGTATAAAGGAGAAATACCAGAAATTGATGCTATTTGTTTTAATTTTCCATTAAAAGAACAAACAATTATTATAAAACCTTTTAAGGTTATGTTAGTTGGCTGTTCTCACCCAGGTATTTTGCGAATGGCTAATAGAGTTTTTGAAAAATATGGAAAACTTAAACTTATTATAGGTGGTTTTCATCTTTTAGGCATGGAAAAAGAAAAAGTAGAAGAAATAGCTAAAAAGCTTTTAGAAAGAACAGAATTAATTGCCCCTTGCCACTGTACAGGTGAACCTGCTATTGAGGTATTTAAAAAAGTTTTTATTTCTCGCTTTATAGAAAATTATGCAGGGAAAGTAATAGAGTTTAAATAA
- a CDS encoding FAD-dependent oxidoreductase, with protein sequence MKKAKDKIGAVMVVGGGVAGVQACLDLADIGYYVYLVENSSAIGGRMAQLDKIFPTNDCAMCILSPKLVECSRHPNIKIFTLSKVKEVTGEEGNFEVKISQYPRYIDINKCIACGICASICPKKVKDEFNQGLNFRKAAYIKYPQAVPLKYAIDPNVCIKIRKNRCGACEKKCPAKAIDFNDKKKEIILNVGSIILATGFVLYNPNNYEYLNFPNVITSIEFERILSASGPHKGHMVRPSDKKEPDKIAWIQCVGSRNIKEDKGYCSTVCCAHAIKQAIIAKEHSKKPLDTAIFFMDMRTYGKGFEKYYDMAREEGVRFIRSRIHSIERIHGKEDLQIKYIQEGKIKTEIFDMVILSVGLEISKDVIELAHKLGIELNDYNFVDTNSFEPLKTSRPGVYVCGVFQAPKDIRESVTEASAAACYATIPLKEVRSSLIKGKTYPEERILDEEPRIGVFICHCGINIGGIINVAEVRDYAKQLPHVVYAEDNLFTCSQDTQEKIKDAIKKYKLNRVVVAACSPRTHEPLFQETMKEAGLNKYLFCMVNIRDQCSWVHMNEPEKATKKAKDLLRMAVAKVALQTPLREKKLSIIPAGLVVGGGVAGMEAALGLAEQGFKVYLIEKTDKLGGQALKLTKTWKGEDIKVYLDSLIKKVSEHELINVYFNAKIKSVEGFVGNFKTTIEYNGASKEINHGVIIIATGAKPYRPKEYLYGKHSRVMTLLELDEKIREKDSVITNSKNVVFIQCVGSRNDERPYCSRVCCTHALQTALKLKKEKSDMNIFILYRDIMTYGFRELLYRKARTNGIVFIRYEPNNLPKIEMIKEKSSQRKVRIKLYEPILKQDLAIDTDIVVLSEAIVPNEENKDLSKLFKVSLDGYGFFAEGRKELGTADTATSGIFICGLAQGPKFIDESITQAKAAVTKAVKILSKKDVELSPIVAQVIDENCDGCGYCIETCPFHNISLIEYMYKGDVKKVVEVNTALCQGCGICQATCPKNGIFVPNYKLEQISAMIDAALEN encoded by the coding sequence ATGAAGAAAGCGAAAGATAAAATTGGTGCAGTTATGGTAGTTGGTGGAGGAGTGGCAGGGGTTCAAGCCTGCTTAGACCTAGCAGATATTGGGTATTATGTTTATTTAGTTGAAAACTCCTCTGCTATTGGTGGAAGAATGGCACAACTGGATAAAATCTTCCCCACTAATGATTGTGCTATGTGTATTCTTTCACCTAAATTAGTTGAGTGCAGCAGACATCCCAATATTAAAATATTCACCCTTTCTAAAGTGAAAGAGGTCACAGGAGAAGAAGGCAATTTTGAAGTTAAAATATCTCAATATCCTCGCTATATTGATATAAATAAATGTATAGCTTGTGGTATTTGTGCATCTATATGTCCTAAGAAAGTAAAGGATGAATTCAACCAGGGTTTAAACTTTAGAAAAGCAGCATATATTAAATATCCTCAAGCAGTACCTTTAAAATATGCTATAGATCCAAATGTTTGTATTAAAATAAGAAAAAATAGATGTGGTGCTTGTGAGAAAAAATGTCCAGCAAAGGCAATAGATTTTAATGATAAAAAGAAAGAAATTATTTTAAATGTAGGTTCTATTATTTTAGCCACAGGTTTTGTTTTATATAATCCAAATAATTATGAATATCTTAATTTTCCAAATGTAATTACTAGTATAGAGTTTGAAAGAATCCTTTCTGCTTCAGGTCCACATAAAGGTCATATGGTAAGACCTTCAGATAAAAAAGAGCCAGATAAGATTGCTTGGATACAATGCGTAGGTTCAAGAAATATAAAAGAAGATAAAGGATATTGTTCTACAGTATGTTGTGCACATGCAATAAAACAAGCAATTATTGCAAAAGAACATAGCAAAAAGCCGTTAGATACAGCTATATTTTTTATGGATATGAGGACCTATGGAAAGGGATTTGAAAAATATTATGATATGGCAAGAGAAGAGGGAGTAAGATTTATAAGATCAAGGATACATTCTATAGAAAGAATACATGGAAAGGAAGATCTTCAAATAAAATATATTCAAGAAGGTAAGATAAAAACAGAGATATTTGATATGGTTATCCTTTCAGTAGGGTTAGAAATTTCAAAAGATGTAATTGAGCTTGCTCATAAATTGGGGATTGAATTAAATGATTATAATTTTGTTGATACCAACAGTTTTGAGCCTTTAAAAACATCACGACCTGGCGTATATGTTTGTGGTGTATTTCAAGCACCTAAAGATATCCGTGAATCAGTTACAGAAGCTAGTGCAGCAGCTTGTTATGCTACTATACCCTTAAAGGAAGTAAGAAGTAGTTTAATTAAGGGAAAAACATATCCTGAAGAGAGAATATTAGATGAAGAACCTAGAATTGGTGTTTTTATATGTCATTGTGGGATAAATATTGGTGGTATAATAAATGTAGCTGAAGTAAGAGATTATGCTAAACAGTTACCTCATGTAGTATATGCAGAGGATAACTTATTTACTTGTTCTCAAGATACACAAGAAAAGATAAAGGATGCTATAAAAAAATACAAATTAAATCGGGTAGTAGTGGCAGCTTGTAGTCCTAGGACTCATGAACCTTTATTTCAAGAAACAATGAAGGAAGCAGGACTTAATAAGTATCTTTTTTGCATGGTAAATATAAGGGATCAGTGCTCTTGGGTTCATATGAATGAACCAGAAAAGGCAACGAAAAAGGCAAAAGATTTATTAAGAATGGCTGTAGCAAAAGTAGCTTTACAGACCCCTTTAAGAGAAAAAAAATTAAGTATTATTCCTGCAGGTCTTGTAGTTGGCGGAGGGGTAGCTGGCATGGAAGCAGCACTTGGACTGGCTGAACAGGGTTTTAAAGTATATTTGATAGAAAAAACTGATAAATTAGGTGGACAGGCATTAAAATTAACTAAGACATGGAAAGGAGAAGATATAAAAGTTTACTTAGATTCATTGATAAAAAAAGTATCTGAGCATGAACTTATTAATGTTTATTTTAATGCTAAAATCAAATCAGTAGAAGGATTTGTAGGGAACTTTAAAACAACAATTGAATATAATGGAGCATCTAAAGAAATTAACCATGGTGTAATCATTATAGCTACAGGGGCTAAGCCATACAGGCCTAAAGAATATTTATATGGGAAACATTCAAGAGTAATGACATTATTAGAGTTAGATGAAAAAATCAGAGAAAAAGATTCAGTAATTACAAATAGTAAAAATGTGGTTTTTATTCAATGTGTAGGATCAAGGAATGATGAAAGACCTTATTGTAGTCGTGTATGCTGTACTCATGCTTTACAAACAGCTTTAAAGTTAAAAAAAGAAAAATCAGATATGAATATTTTTATTCTCTATCGAGACATAATGACTTATGGCTTTAGAGAACTCCTTTATCGAAAGGCAAGGACAAATGGAATTGTTTTTATTCGTTATGAGCCTAATAATCTTCCAAAAATAGAGATGATAAAAGAAAAAAGCAGTCAAAGAAAGGTTAGGATAAAGCTATATGAACCTATATTAAAGCAAGATTTAGCCATAGATACTGATATAGTTGTATTATCTGAAGCCATAGTACCAAATGAAGAGAATAAAGATTTATCAAAGTTATTTAAAGTATCATTAGATGGTTATGGCTTTTTTGCCGAAGGAAGAAAAGAATTAGGTACAGCAGATACAGCAACCAGTGGTATATTTATCTGTGGTTTAGCCCAAGGCCCTAAATTTATTGATGAAAGTATAACTCAAGCAAAAGCAGCTGTTACAAAGGCAGTTAAGATTTTATCAAAAAAAGATGTTGAATTGTCTCCTATTGTAGCTCAAGTAATTGATGAAAATTGTGATGGATGTGGTTATTGTATTGAAACATGTCCTTTTCACAATATTTCTCTTATTGAATATATGTACAAAGGAGACGTTAAAAAAGTAGTAGAAGTGAATACAGCTTTATGTCAAGGTTGTGGTATATGTCAAGCCACCTGCCCTAAAAATGGTATATTTGTTCCCAATTACAAACTTGAACAAATTTCAGCTATGATAGATGCTGCTTTAGAGAATTAA
- a CDS encoding 4Fe-4S dicluster domain-containing protein has product MKEIQLSQLDPNFKFEVANRLGGESLKACFACGTCTGACPVKAVNDAFDPLNIIRQILLGMKKQVLSSEIIWHCILCNTCSFVCPQDVKFSQVIPVLREMAIENGYVPPSFKETVTKIDRCMLEQREKMLSDAFNKLKEDEESER; this is encoded by the coding sequence TTGAAAGAGATACAGTTAAGTCAATTGGATCCAAATTTTAAATTTGAGGTAGCAAATAGGCTTGGAGGAGAAAGTCTTAAGGCTTGTTTTGCCTGTGGAACTTGTACTGGAGCTTGTCCAGTAAAGGCTGTGAATGATGCATTTGATCCTCTCAATATTATACGTCAGATCCTTTTAGGTATGAAAAAACAAGTGCTTAGTTCTGAGATTATCTGGCATTGCATTCTATGCAACACCTGTTCTTTTGTTTGTCCACAGGATGTAAAGTTCAGTCAAGTTATACCTGTGTTAAGAGAAATGGCTATTGAAAATGGTTATGTTCCTCCTTCTTTTAAAGAAACAGTTACTAAAATAGACAGATGTATGCTTGAACAAAGAGAAAAAATGCTTTCTGATGCATTTAATAAATTAAAAGAGGATGAAGAAAGCGAAAGATAA